TTGGTTTTCTAATTGCAACAATCGCAAATTCACTCGCAACAAAAAAGGCCGTCGCTGCAATTAAAAATATCACAAAAAAATCATTAAAAATGCCCATTCTACATTCTCCTTATCTGCTGCCTTTCATTCTCTTAACGTTCAAACCACAAATCAGCAACTGCTTCCCCGTCGATAATTTCACCCGTTTTTACAAAGCCATATTTCGCATAAAATTTTTCAGCAATACTATTTTCTGGTTCATAAGACAAGCAAAGACGCGCTGGTTTTTCAGGGAGTTTTTTTACTTTTTCAATAATTTGCGTAAGTGCATCCCCACCATAACCTTTGCCTTGATGTTCTTTACCAGTCATAAAACGAACGAGCCAGAATTCTCCGTTGTCTGGGTCCATCCCATACATCGCATAGCCTACTGGTGTATTATCCGCATAGATAACAAGCGAATGATATGTTTCTTCCAAACTTGCTTCGATAATCGAATACCAATTTTCTGCTACAAATGTTTTTTGGTGTGGATGTACTTCTAGTTTAGCCGTATCATAAAAATTATCTTTCGTTAATTTTCGAATCGAAACCATTAATTCTCCCCCATTTCGTTGATAAAAAAAGAGCAGAAAAATTCCGCTCTTCTAGTTAATTTCCCAATCAGTTAACTTAGTCACAGCATAAGTTGGCTGGATTTTCTTTGTCATTAGCGCTTCTTTTGAAGTAAAGCCAGTATGAACAATGAGCGTGTCCATGCCGTAATTAATTCCTGCCAAAATATCTGTTTCGTAATTATCGCCAACCATTATTGCTTCGTCTTTCGTTACACCAAGTTTCGCGAGTGCTTGTTCCATAATAATCGGCTCTGGTTTTCCAATAAAAACGGGTGTTGTTTCTGTTGCCACGGAAACGACAGATGTAATCGAACCATTTCCTGGAAGTAAACCATGCTCTGTCGGTATTGCCGCATCCCCATTCGTGGAAATAAACATCGCACCACCTCGAACTGCAAGAGCGGCTTTCGCAAATTTTTCATAATCGACTTCTCGGTCAAGTCCAACGACAACAAAAGCTGGATTACTAGAAGTTATTTCAAATCCATTATCTGTTAGTTCTTGTTTTATTCCACGTTCTCCAATAACATAAACTGTTTTTTCGCGTTTTTGTTCTAGCATAAATTGGACAGTTGCTTGTGAAGTAGTAAAAACATCCTCACTAACGGCTTGAATTCCCATATCAGTTAAATGCTCCGCTACTTGCCCAGGTGTTTTTGTCGAGTTATTGGTTACAAATAAATACGGAAGTTCAGCACGTTTTAAGTTTTCAACAAAAATAATTGCTTCTGGAATTACTTCTGCACCACGATACATGGTTCCGTCTAAATCAATTAAATAAGCTTGATAATTTTTCAATTTCTGACTACCTCATTTACTATTTTACTTTTTTTATCACAAAATAAGCACAACCAAAGTTGCAGTATTCATAGATATATTCTTTTAAGGTACTAATTTTGTTATCGTAAGCGGCTTTGCGGTTTTCATCATCAAAAAAGCCTTTTAATCGAAGTTGGTCATAACCCCAATCGCCAACAATATAGTCATATCTTCCAAGGATGTCGCTAAATCGTTCATTTAACTTTTCCTCATCAAAAGCATCGCGATAATTGGTGATAATCTCATAATTTAAATCTTGAATCGTAATCGTCACTTGTTTTCCTCCTGTCCATACATTTCCTTGAGTTTCCATTTTAAAATATCTCGGAGTAATTCTGGTGTATATACTTCTTTTCGTTTTATTTGTTTCACAATGGGGAAAAACGGCGCGAATACAAAGGTATCGTGTGTTGCTATCCGATATTCCCGATTTTTATCAATAGGTTTATTATCAAAAAGGGCTATCTCCTTCACCTGGTCAAATCCAGCTCGGTCCATCAGAATCGTGCCAAAAAACTCGCCACGGAAACCAAATCCTCGTAATGGAATATCCCTAAGTTCTGCTTTTTTTCGGTAAATTCCATCAATCAATATTTCTAATTCCTCGCCTGTCATTGTTAGTGCAATAGCATTAAGTGGATGAGGTAACATTTGGTGAATATCAAAGGCGGTTACAATCCCAGCCTCAAAGTCCGTCATAAAAATCCCTGCATTCATGACAAATGTCTCCGCGCCAGTCCATTCACAAACCGCATCATTTAAAATATGAGCAATTTCGGAGTCATCAAACCAATTATGCGCTAACTTTTCAGGAATCGCAACTACTTTTTCGGTGAGTTCGTCTCGACCTTTTTCAAAAAAAGCTTGAATTTCGTTTGCCTCATTTGGAACAGCTGGCAGATCTTCGGTTTTAAAAGTGGTCGCAATTTTAGAAAGGATGTGATTATCGTCGTCTAGCTCGATATCGACTTTACCTACATATTCGCCCCATCTTCCGGCAGCAGCAAGCAGAGCATTCCCTTCCAATTTCCCATTTTCAAGTAGATGGTGTGTATGTCCCCCTAAAATAATATCGATTTCAGGAATTTCAAGTGCAATTCGTTCGTCAGTTGGCAGTCCTAGATGGCTCAGCATAATAACCAAGTCGGTTCCTTGTTCCAAGCCAGCAATTTGTTTTTTTATCGCACGCATAGGTTCCTCAATTCCCCAGCCCATTTCTTCATAATACTCTTTAAAGGGAGCAGTGGCACCAATAATCGCTATTTTTATTTGATTTATTTCTTTATATACAATCGACTTCACCCAGTCTGGTTGTTTCGTTCTTGCTTTATCAGCAAAGAAGTTACAACAAATAACCGGAAAAACGGCATGTTTATATAAATTTTCTAAGTCTTCATGTGCTAAAGTCGTTCCTTCATTATTTCCAAATGTCACCGCATCATATGGTAATTGATTGAGTAAATCAGTATTAGCAAGACCTTTTGTTCCTTCAGTAAGCGGATGAACCCGGTCCAAAAAATCGCCAATATCGAAAAATAACACTGACTTGCCTTCTTCATTAGCTGTAGATCTTTTCTCTTTTAGAAAGGTAAAAATACGTGGCCAATGTTCCAAGTGACTATGAACATCATTTGTGTGCCATAAAGTTAAATGTTTCATTAATCCACCCCACTCCTCACTATCACTATTGTAGCTTAAATCTTCTTTTTTTACACGTGTTGGGGTTGCATGAATCGCCTGTTTCTCTTTTTATGTTATGATAGAATATATTGTTTTAAAGGGAAGTGATTTTTTGGATATTACACAAACTGTCGAAATCCTACTAATCTCTGTTTTTGCAGGGGTAGTTGGCTCTTTGCTTGGTCTTGGTGGCGGTATTATTGTTACGCCCGCCTTGACGCTTATTTTTGGAATTGACATCCAGTATGCAATTGGCGCGAGTATTATTTCCGTCATTGCTACAAGTAGTGGTTCCGCGGTCGCTTACATAAAAGATGGAATTACAAACTTACGAGTCGGTATGTTTCTGGAAATTGCTACAACAATTGGCGCGATAACTGGTGC
The nucleotide sequence above comes from Listeria ivanovii subsp. londoniensis. Encoded proteins:
- a CDS encoding GNAT family N-acetyltransferase, whose product is MVSIRKLTKDNFYDTAKLEVHPHQKTFVAENWYSIIEASLEETYHSLVIYADNTPVGYAMYGMDPDNGEFWLVRFMTGKEHQGKGYGGDALTQIIEKVKKLPEKPARLCLSYEPENSIAEKFYAKYGFVKTGEIIDGEAVADLWFER
- a CDS encoding TIGR01457 family HAD-type hydrolase, whose translation is MKNYQAYLIDLDGTMYRGAEVIPEAIIFVENLKRAELPYLFVTNNSTKTPGQVAEHLTDMGIQAVSEDVFTTSQATVQFMLEQKREKTVYVIGERGIKQELTDNGFEITSSNPAFVVVGLDREVDYEKFAKAALAVRGGAMFISTNGDAAIPTEHGLLPGNGSITSVVSVATETTPVFIGKPEPIIMEQALAKLGVTKDEAIMVGDNYETDILAGINYGMDTLIVHTGFTSKEALMTKKIQPTYAVTKLTDWEIN
- a CDS encoding YutD family protein, which codes for MTITIQDLNYEIITNYRDAFDEEKLNERFSDILGRYDYIVGDWGYDQLRLKGFFDDENRKAAYDNKISTLKEYIYEYCNFGCAYFVIKKVK
- a CDS encoding bifunctional metallophosphatase/5'-nucleotidase, which codes for MKHLTLWHTNDVHSHLEHWPRIFTFLKEKRSTANEEGKSVLFFDIGDFLDRVHPLTEGTKGLANTDLLNQLPYDAVTFGNNEGTTLAHEDLENLYKHAVFPVICCNFFADKARTKQPDWVKSIVYKEINQIKIAIIGATAPFKEYYEEMGWGIEEPMRAIKKQIAGLEQGTDLVIMLSHLGLPTDERIALEIPEIDIILGGHTHHLLENGKLEGNALLAAAGRWGEYVGKVDIELDDDNHILSKIATTFKTEDLPAVPNEANEIQAFFEKGRDELTEKVVAIPEKLAHNWFDDSEIAHILNDAVCEWTGAETFVMNAGIFMTDFEAGIVTAFDIHQMLPHPLNAIALTMTGEELEILIDGIYRKKAELRDIPLRGFGFRGEFFGTILMDRAGFDQVKEIALFDNKPIDKNREYRIATHDTFVFAPFFPIVKQIKRKEVYTPELLRDILKWKLKEMYGQEENK